The following is a genomic window from Jannaschia sp. S6380.
CGCGCACCGGGACGTCGGCGCGCAGAACCGTCAGCCAGGGGAACTTTCGCGCCCGTTTGTCCAATTGTGCCAGATGGAAGGCACGGAACGCGCCGATGCGGGTCAGGACGCGGACGGCGCCGCGCAGCGTCAGATTGGCGCGCCAGACCTCCGGCCAGCCGCCCTCGATCACGACTCCGCCGCGATCCGGACGCGGGTCCCGAAAGCCGGCCTCTCGGGCCTCGTCGGCCAGGGCGCCCTCCAGCCCGGGCGGGCAGGCCAGGAAAATCTCGAAAGATCCGCCGTCAGCCAAAGGCGAGGCCGGGATAGAGCGGCTCGTATATCGGCTCCAGCGTCGCGGTGTCGAAGAGGGAGGACACCGATGTCCCGTTCCAGATGTTCAGAATCGCCTGGGTCAGCATCGGTGCGGTCGGCACGATACGAATGTTCGGGCAATCCTTCACCGGCTGCGGCGGCTCGATCGAGTCGGTGATGACCAGCGACTTCAATTGCGACTTGGTGATCCGTCCGACGGCGGGGCCCGACAGGACGCCATGGGTGATGTAGGCGTGCACCTCGGTCGCGCCCGCGTCGATCAGCACGTCGGCGGCCTTGCACAGCGTCCCGGCGGTGTCGCAAATATCGTCGACGATGATGACCTTCTTGCCGGAGACGTCGCCGATCACGGTCATCTCGGAGACTTCGCCCGCTTTCTCGCGCCGCTTGTCGACGATGCTCAGCGGGGCGCCGATCCGTTGGGCCAACTCGCGCGCCCGGGCGACGCCGCCCACGTCGGGCGACACGACCGCGACATCGTCCATCGCGCCTTTGAAATGGTGCAGAATGTCGAGCGCGAAGATCGGCGAGGCATAGAGATTGTCGACGGGGATGTCGAAGAACCCCTGGATCTGCGCGGCATGCAGGTCCATCGTCAGGACCCGCTCGACCCCGGCGCTCGCGATCAGGTTGGCGACCAGCTTGGCGCTGATCGGCGTCCGTGCCTTCGTGCGACGATCCTGCCGGGCGTAGCCGAAATAGGGGATGACCGCCGTGATCCGCGCCGCACTGGACCGGCGCAGCGCGTCCGCGATGATGAGCAGTTCCATCAGGTTGTCGTTCGCGGGGTTCGAGGTCGGCTGGACGATGAACATGTCCTCGCCGCGCACGTTCTCGAACACCTCGACGAAGATTTCCTGGTCGTTGAATACCTCGACCCTGGCATCGACCAGGCCGGTCCGAACGCCGCGGTGCATCGACATCCGTCGGGTGATGGCTTGGGCGAGGGGACGGTTTGCGTTGCCGGAGATGATCTTCGGATCGGGGCTGGGCATCGGTGTCCTCGCGAATCGTCCCGGGCGCAATTGCGCCTCGCCTAGCACCGCGCTTACCCTCCGGCCAGCCACAACCACGGAGCGGGCCATGCAGATCGATTACTACTTCGCGACGATTTCGCCTTATACGTATCTCGCGGGCACCCGCCCGGCCGAGGTCGCGGCCCGTCACGGCGCGACTCTGAACTACAAGCCGCTGTCGATCATGGACCTGTTCGCCCGGACCGGCGGGACCCCCCCGAAGGATCGCCACGAAAGCCGCAGGGAATACCGCCTGATCGAGATGCGCCGCTCCGCCGCCAAGCTGGGCATGCCCATCAACCTGCAGCCGGCGCACTGGCCCACGAACCCGGCCCCGTCCTCCTATGCGATCATCGCCGCGAGTCGGGACGGATCCGGCGATATGGCGGAACTCGTGGCCGGGATCACGCGGGCCTGCTGGGTCGAGGAACGCGACATCGCCGAGGACGACGTCATCGCCGATTGCCTGCAGGCCGCCGGGTTCGATCGCGGTCTGGTCGACAAGGGCATGATGGCGGGGGCGGAGACGTATGCCCGCAACCTGGAGGAAGCGGTCGCGGCCGGCGTGTTCGGTGCGCCCTTCTTCATCGTCGGCGACGAAAAGTTCTGGGGTCAGGACAGGATCGACGACCTCGACACTCATCTCGCCCGGGCCTGAATTCCGCAGGGACGGCGAAAGGAAACGCCGTGAAAGGTCCCTTCGGCGCAAACGGGTCGACCCTCTAGGGGGTCGACCCAGCGGCGAACCATGGCGACCGTCAGGCAAGTATTCCCGAGGACCTGTATATACAGGTGGGCGCCGGATAACGCGGCCAGGACCGCGACAGAGCCAGCTCCCTCGGAATTGCTTAAGGCCACCGGAATTTTGCCCAGGCGACGGGAAGCACAGAAGCACCGCACGCCCGATGTAGGCGCCGCGGCCGCACCCCGCAAGGGCGGCGGGCGACTGGACTTTTGTTCACCTTTCATTCACACAGCCCGGATGACGCCCGAGATGCTTCAGCCCGGACAGTTGCTCGCCAGGGGCGTGGCCCGCCATCTGCGGGACCGGGACTTCATGTGCCTGGAGGAGTTTACGCCCGATCGCGGCAAACGGGTCGATGTCATGGCGCTGGGTCCCAAGTGCGAGTTCTGGATCGTCGAGTGCAAGTCGAGCCGGGCCGATTTTACTTCCGACACGAAATGGCAAGGCTATCTCGAATGGTCGGACCGGTATTTCTGGGCCGTCGACACGGCGTTCCCCGTCGATCTTCTGCCGCCCGAGACCGGGTTGATCCTGGCCGACCCGTTCGGTGCGGAGGTCGTGCGCATGCCCGATGTCACACCGGTCGCGCCCGCGCGTCGCAGGGCCCTTTTGATGAAGTTCGCACGTTGTGCCGCCGGTCGCCTGCACGGGCTGCGGGATCCGATGCTGGCGACGCGGGAAGGGGCCTAGCCGGCGGTGTCGACGATGGCGGCCGCGGCGCGGATCTCCTCGGCGATCTCGCGGGCTTCGTCGGGGTCGAAATCCATCGAGATCTCGGCGCCCCCGCTTTCCACGAAGATGCGGACCATCCCCTGATCGGTCGGTCCGATTTGCAGGTTCGCCACGGCGTCGGATTGATCGTTTATGCCCATGGGTCCGGGTCTAGACATCGCTCTGGTCGCGCGCAAGGCTGCACGCCATGGCATGCGATACCATCACCTTGCGCGATCTGGAGCCCGGCGATGCCGGCTGGGTGGCTATGCGTCACGGCGAGCTTTATTCGGCCGACGAGTCTTATGACATCGGGTTCGAGGGGCTGGTGGCAGGGATCCTGTCGGACTTCATCGCCTATCGCGGCACCAAGGATCGCGCCTGGATCGCGGTCGATCCAGACGGGGTGCGGCAGGGCTGCGTGTTCTGCGTCTGGCCCGACGACGCGACGGCCAAGCTGCGCATGTTCCTGGTGGAGCCCGCGATGCGCGGGTCGGGTCTGGCGCAGCGAATGCTG
Proteins encoded in this region:
- a CDS encoding 2-hydroxychromene-2-carboxylate isomerase; translation: MQIDYYFATISPYTYLAGTRPAEVAARHGATLNYKPLSIMDLFARTGGTPPKDRHESRREYRLIEMRRSAAKLGMPINLQPAHWPTNPAPSSYAIIAASRDGSGDMAELVAGITRACWVEERDIAEDDVIADCLQAAGFDRGLVDKGMMAGAETYARNLEEAVAAGVFGAPFFIVGDEKFWGQDRIDDLDTHLARA
- a CDS encoding GNAT family N-acetyltransferase gives rise to the protein MACDTITLRDLEPGDAGWVAMRHGELYSADESYDIGFEGLVAGILSDFIAYRGTKDRAWIAVDPDGVRQGCVFCVWPDDATAKLRMFLVEPAMRGSGLAQRMLDELLLHARANAAQRLILWTHASHVAAGRLYARNGFRMVDELPVVAFGQPTVEQNWELPL
- a CDS encoding ribose-phosphate pyrophosphokinase, giving the protein MPSPDPKIISGNANRPLAQAITRRMSMHRGVRTGLVDARVEVFNDQEIFVEVFENVRGEDMFIVQPTSNPANDNLMELLIIADALRRSSAARITAVIPYFGYARQDRRTKARTPISAKLVANLIASAGVERVLTMDLHAAQIQGFFDIPVDNLYASPIFALDILHHFKGAMDDVAVVSPDVGGVARARELAQRIGAPLSIVDKRREKAGEVSEMTVIGDVSGKKVIIVDDICDTAGTLCKAADVLIDAGATEVHAYITHGVLSGPAVGRITKSQLKSLVITDSIEPPQPVKDCPNIRIVPTAPMLTQAILNIWNGTSVSSLFDTATLEPIYEPLYPGLAFG
- a CDS encoding MmcB family DNA repair protein; its protein translation is MTPEMLQPGQLLARGVARHLRDRDFMCLEEFTPDRGKRVDVMALGPKCEFWIVECKSSRADFTSDTKWQGYLEWSDRYFWAVDTAFPVDLLPPETGLILADPFGAEVVRMPDVTPVAPARRRALLMKFARCAAGRLHGLRDPMLATREGA
- a CDS encoding DUF6324 family protein — protein: MGINDQSDAVANLQIGPTDQGMVRIFVESGGAEISMDFDPDEAREIAEEIRAAAAIVDTAG